The Negativicutes bacterium genomic sequence TTGTGGGCGGAGGAAAACTTGCCTACTATTTGATAAAAACCTTGCAGCCCTATCATCATCTCATTTCGGTGGTGGAACAATTAAAAGAGGTAAGCGAACGGATCGCTACCGATTTTGATGAGGTCAGTGTCTACAATGGGGATGGCACAAACCTCCGAATCATGGAAGAAAGCGGCTGCCGCAATGCGGATTTTTATATTGCCGTCACCGGCAAAGATGAGAGTAATCTGGTTGGCTGTGAAATTGCGAAAAAACATTTTCATGTGAAGACGACGGTTGCCAGAGTCAATAATCCGAAAAATTCTGAAATGTTTATCCGGATGGGTGTTGATAAAATTTACTCCAGTACCCAGATTCTCGCCGATATTATCGAACGTGAAATCGATTATGAAGGGATGCGGGTCGTATTTTCGATCGAAAAAACTCCCAAAAACATCATCGAATTCAAACTTTCACCGAAATCCGCAGCCTGCAACAGGACCTTGCGTGATTTTGCGTTTCCGAAGAACAGCACCTTGGTCTTACTGACGCGGGATAACGGTACGGTTGAAGTTCCGCAAGGTGATTTGATCATGAGGGCGGAGGATACGATTTTAATGGTTTGTGAGAAAAAGGATTATGATCAGATCTGGAAAGACATGGTTAAAAGGTAGGGATGGAATCGAATCATGGCGGTTATTAAGAAAACAAAACATAAAAATCCGCTGCGTCCGCTGCGCCGCTGGATCGGGGAAAAACCAATTCGCTTGATTATCTTTTCTTTCTTGGTTGTTATTTTAATCGGTACTTGCTTATTGATGCTTCCCATCGCTTCGCAGAATCACGTCAGCGCAGGATTCCTGCGTGCCTTGTTTGTCTCAACTTCAGCCACCTGCGTAACCGGTTTGGTCGTGGTCGATACTGCCACCTATTGGACGACT encodes the following:
- a CDS encoding TrkA family potassium uptake protein, which codes for MRIIIVGGGKLAYYLIKTLQPYHHLISVVEQLKEVSERIATDFDEVSVYNGDGTNLRIMEESGCRNADFYIAVTGKDESNLVGCEIAKKHFHVKTTVARVNNPKNSEMFIRMGVDKIYSSTQILADIIEREIDYEGMRVVFSIEKTPKNIIEFKLSPKSAACNRTLRDFAFPKNSTLVLLTRDNGTVEVPQGDLIMRAEDTILMVCEKKDYDQIWKDMVKR